The following DNA comes from Parcubacteria group bacterium ADurb.Bin159.
TCCCAAAAGCATAGATTTAGTCTCTTCTTTCCATAAAGAAGAGGGCTTAATGGATTGATAGGTTGTTTTAAGCTGATTAAATTGCATAATTTTATCTGTTCTCATTAACAGAAGACGGAGAAATGAGCATTTTGTGACACTTCTTAATGGGGACAGTCCCCTTTTTCCATTCTTCGCAAACCCGCATCAATAAAGGGCTATCTCACGAAAAAATCAAATTTGACACTTTTTTTACCAATTTTACCTCCCAAAAGGGGACAGTCCCCTTTTTCCGACCGCCGCAAACCCGCATCAATAAAGGGATATCTCCTTAAAAAATCAATTTTGACACTTTTTTTACCAATTTTAAAATAATAAAAATAAAATAATAAAAATAAATTAAATTTTATATTTTAATTTTATATTCTATTTTTTTATTCCAAATTCTAAATTCTGATCAAAATCGTGCCATTTTTAAAAAATCGCTCGGAAAGCCGCATCAATAAAGGGCTTCCGGCAGTCACTTTTGGGGGTCTGACCCCAATTGAAAAAATTATTTTAATTTTTGTTTTAACTCTTCCAACCCTCGATGAGCGCGTTGACGCAAAGTGGCTGGAGGAAGATCCAAAATATCTGACACTTCTTTCCAAGAAAAACCTTCAAAATAATGAAGGACTACTGGTTCTTGATATTCTTCTTTAAGAGAAAAAATAATTTCTCTTATTTTTTTGGCTTCCAAAATCAAAGACAGATCTTCTTTGGGGGAAGCGATATTCGCCTCTTCTATTTCGTCCAGGCTGATGACTGTTTTTGGTTTTTCGCGATAAAAATCAATTATCCGACGGCGGGCAACTTTAAAAAGAAAAGCGCGGAAATTTTGAATTTCTGAACCATTGGCTAAAAAATCAAAAACTCGC
Coding sequences within:
- the sigW gene encoding ECF RNA polymerase sigma factor SigW, which codes for MRFEILFMLFSFQEKILLKEVKNGNQSAFSSLYNEYVDSLYRFILFRVSSPETAKDITSDCFLRVFDFLANGSEIQNFRAFLFKVARRRIIDFYREKPKTVISLDEIEEANIASPKEDLSLILEAKKIREIIFSLKEEYQEPVVLHYFEGFSWKEVSDILDLPPATLRQRAHRGLEELKQKLK